A single genomic interval of Mangifera indica cultivar Alphonso chromosome 5, CATAS_Mindica_2.1, whole genome shotgun sequence harbors:
- the LOC123215700 gene encoding probable ascorbate-specific transmembrane electron transporter 1, whose translation MAPRSRSYKISATPSTIFAHLLVIAVATLVLVWLLEKRNGFAFNSVNKFKIFNLHPFFMIIGYILIGGEAIMAHKTIPATRRAQKTVHLLLHLVALLCGIVGIYVVFKFHNEAGLPNMYSLHSWLGMGTICLYGLQWLLGFFSYVFPRAETSSRASFLPWHVFFGLAIFILAICAAETGLLEKFLFLGLFRSQEALIVNFIGILLILFAISVGLTVVLPRVH comes from the exons ATGGCGCCTAGAAGCCGTAGTTACAAAATTTCAGCTACTCCTTCTACCATTTTCGCCCATTTGTTAGTGATTGCAGTGGCAACACTTGTGCTTGTATGGCTTCTGGAAAAAAGGAACGGTTTTGCATTTAATTCTGTTAACAAATTCAAGATTTTCAAC TTGCATCCATTTTTCATGATAATCggatatatattaattggtgGAGAAG cTATAATGGCACACAAGACAATCCCTGCCACAAGACGAGCTCAAAAGACAGTTCATTTGTTGCTGCATTTAGTAGCTCTTCTGTGTGGAATTGTGGGAATTTATGTAGTTTTCAAGTTTCACAATGAAGCAGGTCTTCCCAATATGTATTCTTTACATTCTTGGTTGGGCATGGGCACCATCTGCTTATATGGTTTACAG TGGCTGCTTGGTTTCTTCTCTTACGTGTTCCCGAGAGCAGAAACGTCAAGCAGAGCCTCGTTCTTGCCATGGCATGTTTTCTTCGGACTGGCGATTTTCATCTTAGCAATATGCGCAGCTGAGACTGGTCTGCTTGAGAAATTCCTTTTCTTGGGCCTCTTTCGCAGCCAGGAAGCTCTTATTGTCAATTTCATTGGCATATTGCTCATTCTATTTGCCATAAGTGTTGGACTCACTGTTGTCCTTCCAAGAgttcattaa